The following proteins come from a genomic window of Kwoniella shandongensis chromosome 7, complete sequence:
- a CDS encoding mitochondrial 54S ribosomal protein uL11m — translation MSKPLTAQLVKIVVPAGKATPTPPVGPALGARGVKAMDFCKEFNARTSHFQTSLPIPTLITISPDRTFTFATRTPPVSYLLKKTAGLDKGSGEAMGKKMGSVTLKHVYEIAKIKCENDEELKSVGVERVARGVIGTAKSLGLEVVP, via the exons ATGTCAAAACCTCTAACAGCCCAACTGGTC AAAATCGTCGTTCCTGCTGGCAAGGCGACACCGACGCCGCCGGTCGGTCCTGCGTTAGGAGCGAGAGGTGTGAAAGCCATGGATTTCTGCAAAGAGTT TAACGCTCGAACATCACATTTCCAAACATCTCTCCCTATCCCTACGCTAATAACCATCTCCCCCGACCGAACATTCACTTTCGCCACACGTACCCCGCCCGTGTCATACCTGCTCAAGAAGACAGCAGGATTAGATAAAGGATCGGGCGAAGCTATGGGCAAGAAAATGGGGAGCGTCACGCTGAAACATGTTTATGAGATCGCCAAGATCAAATGtgagaatgatgaggagCTGAAATCTGTAGGAGTGGAGAGAGTGGCAAGAGGGGTGATTGGGACGGCGAAGAGTCTAGGTTTGGAGGTCGTACCATAG
- a CDS encoding 40S ribosomal protein uS2, with protein MSSDKLPKALQATEEDIQLLLAAQCHLGTKNCDRTMEQYVWKRRADGIHVLNIGKTWEKLVLAARILATIDNPNDVCVISARPYGHRAVLKYGSFLGAQPIAGRFTPGNFTNYITRSFKEPRVIVVTDPRVDHQAIREAAYVNIPVIAFCDTDASLKFVDVAIPTNNKSRHSVGLMWYLLCREVLRLKGQVPRGPTGPSGWDVLPDLFFYRDPEEIEKEAAEKAAAAAALEGGDADAAATGAATGAAQEWDAGNAADAVLAAQPTEQALDWSADPTAGADWSAEPAAQEATGGW; from the exons ATGTCTTCCGACAAACTTCCCAAGGCTCTTCAGGCTACTGAAGAGGACATCCAGCTCCTTCTCGCTGCCCAATGTCACCTCGGTACCAAGAACTGTGACAGGACCATGGAGCAATACGTCTGGAAGAGACGTGCCGATG GTATCCACGTTCTCAACATCGGCAAGACCTGGGAGAAGCTCGTCCTCGCTGCCCGAATCCTCGCCACCATCGACAACCCCAACGATGTCTGTGTCATCTCCGCCCGACCTTACGGTCACCGAGCCGTCCTCAAGTACGGTTCTTTCCTCGGCGCTCAACCCATCGCCGGTCGATTCACCCCCGGTAACTTCACCAACTACATCACTCGATCTTTCAAGGAGCCCCGAGTGATCGTCGTCACCGACCCCCGTGTTGACCACCAGGCTATCCGAGAGGCCGCCTACGTCAACATCCCCGTCATCGCTTTCTGTGACACCGACGCTTCCCTCAAGTTCGTCGACGTTGCCATCCCCACCAACAACAAGTCTCGACACTCTGTCGGTCTCATGTGGTACCTCCTCTGCCGAGAGGTCCTCCGACTCAAGGGTCAGGTCCCTCGAGGCCCCACCGGTCCTTCCGGTTGGGACGTCCTCCCCGACTTGTTCTTCTACCGAGACCccgaggagattgagaaggaggccGCCGAGAAGgccgctgccgccgctgCCCTCGAGGGTGGTGACGCCGACGCCGCTGCCACTGGTGCCGCTACCGGTGCTGCCCAGGAATGGGACGCTGGAAACGCCGCCGACGCTGTCCTTGCTGCCCAGCCCACCGAGCAGG CCCTCGACTGGTCCGCTGACCCCACTGCTGGCGCCGACTGGTCCGCTGAGCCCGCCGCTCAGGAGGCCACCGGTGGTTGGTAA
- a CDS encoding ubiquitin-like protein ATG12 has product MSSIPTPALMSPAIPDQTTDPLLASSQTIQPDALTALQQYKKKDATKVVVRFKSIGSAPIMKNNVFKATAGHKFQAVILFLRQQLGIKKEESLFTYINAAFAPAPDDTVGNLYKCFGTDGCLIVNYSNTQAWG; this is encoded by the exons ATGTCATCAATACCGACACCTGCGCTGATGTCTCCCGCAATACCGGACCAAACGACGG ATCCACTTTTGGCGAGCTCGCAAACGATACAACCTGACGCGTTGACGGCTCTACAACAAtataagaagaaggatgctACAAAAG TCGTGGTCCGATTCAAATCCATCGGTTCTGCGCCGATAATGAAGAACAACGTCTTCAAAGCAACTGCAGGACATAAATTCCAAGCTGTCATCTTGTTTTTGAGACAACAGCTGGGTAtaaagaaggaagagtcGTTG TTCACATATATCAACGCCGCATTCGCCCCAGCACCAGACGATACAGTCGGTAATTTATACAAATGTTTCGGCACAGACGGTTGTCTGATAGTCAATTACAG TAATACCCAAGCGTGGGGATGA